The Panicum virgatum strain AP13 chromosome 3N, P.virgatum_v5, whole genome shotgun sequence genome includes the window attgtcggtttggcacgggtatgacagataataaacttgtgtcGCCTGTTGAGCTATAACATACACATCGTCTCCTAGGTACACGGATGACCGCTGAATTTCGACTAGACCGATATTCGGGGTACGTCTTACAGCttgaggatcaaaccaatgacatttgaatatgacaggtTTCAGAGGTACGGACCCATGAAACGACagttcgtatatttcttcaaGTGTTCCGTAGTACTCAAGCCCATCATCTCCTGGCGTGAAAACTCCGGTATTTGTtgttcttcgattgggccgaATCTGCTGGTGCTTTGTTGTATGAAATCGATATCCATTCACGTCATAAGCTCCAAACGACTTGACCCTATAGGCACAGCCATTGTCAACCTACCGCAACTCGGCACTCATCGACGCATCGTTTTGTGCCTGCAAGTTCGTCATATTTTTCGCACGTACGAGCAACTTGTAATGTCATATACTACAAACGAGCAGAATTGGACATTACCTTCtgtttgaaccaagaaatgaaatcagGACTTCCATTTCCCATGCCCTGTCTAAGTAGGGTCTCAGTTTCATGGAGGCTAGGCACCCTTGATCAACGCTAGAATTGCATATGAAATTCTCTAATCAAAAGACGAATGATAGCGTTGGATGCAGAAAAGAGAAATGACTTGAGAACTAAATGAATGCTGAGAACTTACTCTATGTAGGGCAAAACTTCGGAAAGATTGGTCAACACATATAGCATGATAGCACGCCACTCTTGAATATCCAAGGTCTTGATGGTTGCAGCACTTGCACTTCCGAGTTGGCCTCGAAAAAGACTCAGGGTGGAGTTAGATTCCGCAGTATTGTAATGAGGGAGTGGATTGTGGACGCTAGGAAGGTTGTCAGCATAGTATtttgatgtgaagtttgataccTCCTCCAGAATATATGCCTCTGCGATGGAAGCttcaattttaaatttatttttacatttagtTCTAAGTATCTTTTGACATATCTCAATTGAATAGCACCAACGGTGCTGCACGGGCCCACCCATTCGTGCCTCGTACgggaggtgcaaaatcatatgctgcatcggattgaagaagccgGGTGGAAAAATCTTCTACAGCTTATAGAGCAACACAGGCGCCATTCTTTCCATTTCTTCAACTGCTTTTAGAGATAACAccttagcacaaagctggcGGAAGAAAAAGCTCAACTCTGCCAGCACTTGCCAGATTTGATCAGGGAGGTAGCCTCTAACCATAACTGGAAGTAGCCGCTCGATCCAtatatggtagtcatgactcttgagcccgttgattcgcatagtGGTCAAGTTCACTCCCCTTCTCAGATTCGCCGCATACCCATCAAGGAACATCAAGGTTTGGAACCATTCTAGGACTTGTCTCCTCTGGGGCCTCGTCAGAACGAAATCGGCCTTAGGCTTTCTCCACGCCTTGCCTGATCCGGGAGGCCTCATTTCTAGCTTTGGTCTATCGAATAATGTTGCCTGATCCACTCTGGCCTTAACATTATCCTTTGTCTTATCTGAAATGTCCATGATTGTTCCGAACAATGTCTCGCCGACATTCTTTTCggagtgcatcatatcaatgttatgtgGCAGAAGAATGTCAGCCATATAGGGGAGCTTCCACAAGCCCGACTTCTGCGCCCAAGCATGTTGCTCACCACATCCCACAAAACCCCCACCTTCAACATTGATCACGAGACCATCTAATTGAGCACAAATGTCGGCACCCATCATCATCTGCGGTGGATGGTCTTTAACCTCAACACCTTTTGTAAAGTTCTTCTTATCTCGTCTGAATGGATGGTTAAGAGgtaggaattgtcgatgtttgtcgaacgaagaatacttgccacccttcCGCAACCAAATGAACATCAAtgctgccttgcatactggaCAAGGGAACTTCCCGTGGACACACCAGCCACAGAATATCCCATACGCCGGCAGATCATGCAGGGAATAGtggtaccaaacatacattctgaagtttgtctttgtagctcgaTCGTATGTCCAAACCCCATCGTCCCAAGCATGGAGCAAATCGTCAATCAGGGGCTCCATGtacacactcatattatttCCAGGGTGTCCAGGAATTATCaacgacaagaatatgttctgccGTTGAAAAATGATGCCAGGTGGGAGATTCAGTAGGATAACGAACACGGGCCAACAAGTGTAAGGGGCAGCAGACATTCCATAGGGATTGAAGCCATCTGTCACCAGCACAACACGTACATTACGAGCCTCCAAAGCTTTGTGATGATGAATCCCGTCGAAATGGGGCCATGATTGAGCATCGGATGGATGCACAAGCTTATCAGGATTGTAACGAGTTCccattttgtgccatgtcatctgcttcgcggattcctcggtcatgaacaAACGTTGGATTCTTGGTATGGGCGGCAGGTACCGTAGGACTTTCACGGGTACCGCGAGCTGCCTCTTCTGACCATCACCAGAGTCTACCTCCACGAACCGAGAGGATTCACACTTTGGACAGTACTTTGCTTCAGCGTGTtctttcctaaataagatgCATCCCTTCGGACAAGTATGTATCTGTtcatatggcatcttcagtGCACGAAGGAGTTTCTGTGCCTCACacatgctctttggaagaatgtgcCCTTCTGGAAGCATGCTGCCAATAACTTGTAACATAGCATCAAAGGCGTCTTGACTCAAGGTAAATTGGGACTTCACGGCCATTAGGTGGCCAATGGCATCCAATTGTGAAACCTTGGTATGACCGTGAAGGGGTTGCTGGGCTGCAGCCAACATGTCATAGTACGCCTTCGCggttgcctctggctcctcctcctcctccctacaTCCTTCATCAAaatgtgcttcatgaaagtcatCTAACATGTCTGCAACCCCGGCATCAGTGTCATGTTCTTCGATGCGTTGCCTAAAAACTTCGTCTCTCATACGATTGGCTTCGCCATGGTAGGTCCACCGGGGGTAATTTCTcgtaaatccataattgcaAAGATGATTCGTCATGACTTTGTGTGTTTGTCGATGCGTGTTTGCACATTTGTTGCACGGACACCAGGTGGTATTGCCTCCTTTGAGCTTTGCAAATGCTCCGTCCAAGAAAGCCTCGGTCTTGTCAATCCACTCCCCGGACAACTGACCCCC containing:
- the LOC120667881 gene encoding uncharacterized protein LOC120667881, with translation MLDDFHEAHFDEGCREEEEEPEATAKAYYDMLAAAQQPLHGHTKVSQLDAIGHLMAVKSQFTLSQDAFDAMLQVIGSMLPEGHILPKSMCEAQKLLRALKMPYEQIHTCPKGCILFRKEHAEAKYCPKCESSRFVEVDSGDGQKRQLAVPVKVLRYLPPIPRIQRLFMTEESAKQMTWHKMGTRYNPDKLVHPSDAQSWPHFDGIHHHKALEARNVRVVLVTDGFNPYGMSAAPYTCWPVFVILLNLPPGIIFQRQNIFLSLIIPGHPGNNMSVYMEPLIDDLLHAWDDGVWTYDRATKTNFRMYVWYHYSLHDLPAYGIFCGWCVHGKFPCPVCKAALMFIWLRKGGKYSSFDKHRQFLPLNHPFRRDKKNFTKGVEVKDHPPQMMMGADICAQLDGLVINVEGGGFVGCGEQHAWAQKSGLWKLPYMADILLPHNIDMMHSEKNVGETLFGTIMDISDKTKDNVKARVDQATLFDRPKLEMRPPGSGKAWRKPKADFVLTRPQRRQVLEWFQTLMFLDGYAANLRRGVNLTTMRINGLKSHDYHIWIERLLPVMVRGYLPDQIWQVLAELSFFFRQLCAKVLSLKAVEEMERMAPVLLYKL